The nucleotide sequence agagaggggggccaggtgaggatattccctctaaggcccagtcctctgttgataatgctacctcgctaatgcgggaaatggcgaatagtacgaaagaaaaaaaagacaaatccatttgtttttctaagtatttctcacatacattcttccaagcaaacacttccgaaaccacactgctcttccccaatctgatactctgtacatgccttcaccccctcaatcaataccctcccatagaattatacctctgtaatttgaacactcacctttatcccctttgccttcgtatactggcattatgcatgcatattgtcaatcttcaggcacttcaccatgaaccatacatacattgaacatcctcaccaaccagtcaacaacaccatcacctccttttttgataaattcctcggcagtaccatccaaacacaccaccttgctggctttcatcttctgtaaagctttcactacctcttctctgtttatcaaaccattctccttgaccctctcacttcacacaccacctaaaccaaaacaccctatgtctgccactgtatcatcaaacatattcaacaaaccttcaaaatactcactccatctccatctcaccaatgttcccatttgttctcttgtcttaagcactttatttgcctccttccaaaacgtctttttattctccttaaaatttaacaatactctctcatcccaacactcatttgccctctttttttctcttgacctcctgcctctttcttttatacatctcccagtcatttgcacaattttcctgcaaaattgtccaaatgcctctctcttctctttcactaacaatcttacttcttcatcccaccactcactaccttttctaatctgcccacctcccgccattctcatgccacaggaatcttttgcgcaagccatcactgcttccctaaatacatcccgttccttccccactccccttatgtcttttgctctcacctttttccattctgcactcaatctctcctggtacttcctcacacaagtctcctttccaagctcacttactctcaccactttcttcaccccaacattatctcttcttttctgaaaacctctataaatctttaccttcgcctccacatgataatgatcagacatccctccagttgcctctctttGCACATtaagattgctcaaaatctttttcacgccatccttccacctccagtttggtctcccacttctcgttccttccacctctgacacatatcctctttgtcaatctttcctccctcattctctccatgtgaccaaactatttcaatacaccctcttctgcgctctcaaccacgctctttttattactacacatctctcttaccctttcattacttactttatcaaaccacctaacaccacatattgtcctcaaacatctcatttccaacacatccaacctccaccgtacaaccctatctataacccatgcctcgcaaccacataacattgttggaaccacttttccttcaaacatacccatttttgctctctgagataacgttctcaccttccacacattttcaatgctcccagaacctttgccccctcccccaccttgtgactcacttccgcttccatggttccatctgctgctaaatccactcccagatatctaaagcacttcacttccccctGCATTTCTCccttcagacttacctcccaattgacttgtccctcaactgtactgaacctaatagccttgctcttattcacatttactctcagctttcttctttcacacactttaccaaactcagtcaccaacttctgcagtttctcacccaaatcagccaccagcactgtattatcagcgaataacaactgactcacttcccaaaccctctcatccacaacaaactgcatacttgcccctatctccagaactcttgcattcacctccctaacaactccatccataaacaaattaaacagccatggagacgtcatgcacccctgccacaagtatgcagtctgttgtggataagagggcttgggaagtgagtcagttgttgttgggaaccaatcactttcctctctctctactcgtacacataccttacatccttgataaacacttttcattgcttttagcaacttatatcccacaaagcatctctatcaactctatcatatatatatatatatatatatatatatatatatatatatatatatatatatatatatatatatatatatatatatatattatccctggggataggggagaaagaatacttcccacgtattccctgcgtgtcgtagaaggcgactaaaaggggagggagcggggggctggaaatcctcccctctcatttttttattttttaattttccaaaagaaggaacagagaatggggtcaggtgaggatattccctgaggcCCAggcctatgttcttaacgctaccttgctaatgcaggaaatggcaaatagtttgaaagaaagaaaaagaaaagaaaatatatatatatatatatatatatatatatatatatatatatatatatatatatgtatttcattacttacttggtaattactttctcccctatccctgggaataggggagaaagaatacttcccacgtattccgtgcgtgttgtagaaggcaactaaaagagaagggagcgggaggctggaaatcctcccctctcgtttttttttttaattttccaaaagaaggaacagagaagggggccaggtgaggatattccctcaaaggcccagtcctctgttcttaacgctacctcgctatcgcgggaaatggcgaatagtatggaatatatatatatatatatatattttcctatgagtccatggggaaaatgaaacacgataagttccgaagtgcactcgtgtaataatcacatcatcaggggagacacgagagagaaatatgtcagttgatatacatcgaagagacgaagctaggacgccattatatatatatatatttatatatatatttcattattattatatttaaccACCATCTTCCGCAttagaggtagtgcaaggaaacaggcgaggaatggcccaacccacccacatgcacatgtatatacataagcacccagacacacacatatacatacatatgcatttcaacgtatacatacatatacataccagacatatatactcatttacatatccatatttgctgcattcatccattcccattgccaccctgccacacacgaaataacatccccccattccagggaggtagtgccaggaaaagacaaaaaaggccacatttgtttgcactcagtctctagctgtcatgtgtaatgcaccgaaaccacagctccctttccacatccatgccccatggtttaccccagatgtttcacatgccccggttcaatccattgactgcacgttgaccccgttataccacatatgtgtatatacatatatatatatatatatatatatagagagagagagagagagagagagagagagagagagagagagagagagagagagagttccacaaCCAGTTCCCACATTCATTTGTTCAAGTACTTAACTAATTTCAGTGGTGCAGTACTTGTTATGTTGTTTGCTGAATATTATATGAATCCCACTTTGTTTAACCTGACCTTAAACGAAACAAAAATCTAGAAGGATCAAATTGTTTTTGTAGAATACATTGGGTTTAAAACTCCACTCTTTAGTGATCCATAGTGTTAAGGTCGTGGTATCTGTTAGTCTTCATGATGAAAAAATGATTCCTGACATAGAccagttatgtatgtgtgtatttcacATCTAAAAGTCATAATAACTTGCTTATTCTGTAATGTGTATATTTCTTTGCTGTTTTAATCAAGTACTTTATAGCATTTTGCATTGGTTGGCCATCTATTAATGAGGCTTTACTTTAAATTATCTTTTCATATGGACACTGcctttataatatttttttgttcCAGATTTTAGGGGTATACAATGGGAGAAGAGACTCaccaagaagaaaaggatatgctAGCTTCAAGCGCTAGTAATGCTGACAACAGAATCGACTCTGCTCAGAATGAAACTGAATTTGTGAAAAATCATCTTACTCCAGGCATAAGACTACTCTCCTCTGAAAATCTGTATACGTGCATGAAATGCAGAATAACTTTTTCTGATCAGAGTGAAATTGTTTGTCATATGAAGATTCATGCTGCAGACACATCTCCTGCATGTAATGATTGTGTTAAAGGGTTTACCAGTGAGACTGACCTTTCATCACATCTAAGGTTGCACTGCTGTAAAAGTATAAATACACTTCAGCCTGATATATGTAGTGATAATCCATCTCACAAGTGTAGTGACTGTGGGAAATTCTTTGCAGCAAAATGTGATCTTGTTAGCCATACGAGGACTCACACAGGGGAAAAGCCATTTGGTTGTAATATTTGTGGTAAattcttttcaaaaaagaagaactTAAGTTCTCATGCAGCTCTTCATTCTATTGAAAGACGTCATCACTGTAGTGTCTGTGGCAAAGGTTTCTATAATAAGCACAATttactctcacacatgagggTTCATACTGGTGAGAAACCTTATCACTGTCAGATTTGCAGAAGACAGTTTTCATCAAAGTCCACATTAAACATTCATATAAGACTCCATACTGGTGAAAGACCATATAAATGTGAGGTATGTGGTGAATCTTTTACCCAAAAAAGCCCACTTACCTCTCATATGCTGATACATATGGATGTTACACCACACAAGTGCTCTGATTGTGGCAAAGGATTTTCTTTTGCTAGTGGTCTTCTAGAACATCAGAGAAAGCATACAGGTGAAAAGCCATTTGAATGTAATCTTTGTGGAAGGAAGTTTACTAAAAAAAGCTCCCTTAAATGTCATATAAGGCTTCATTCAGGTGACAAGCCCTATAGATGTGAGTACTGTGGAAAAGAATTTTCAGTGAAATGCAACTTAACATCACATATGAATTTACATACACAGGAAAAGAAGTATCCTTGTGAGGAATGTGACAAAGTATTTTCACACAAATGTAATCTGACTTCACATATGAggattcacacaggagagaaaccatatcatTGTGAAGAATGTGATAAAGAATTTACAAAGAAAAGCACACTTGTTTCTCATATTAGGATGCATACTGGAGAAAAACCTTTTGTTTGTAACCACTGCAGCAAAGTATTTGCTCAGAAAAGTTCTTTGACTTCCCACATGAGTCTGCACTTAGAAGAAACACCTTACAAGTGTCCTGTGTGTGGCAAAGGATTTAGTTATTCAAGTAATCTGAATACCCACATGACTATGCACACTGGTGAAAAGCCATATCAGTGTATGCTCTGTGGCCGAAGATTTGGTAACAGAAGTAATTACAATGCTCATGTGAAACTGCATTCAAATGAAAGGTCAAAAATGTATTATAAAGAATTTTCACATGAAACTCCAGCAAGTTTTTCTAGTGGAAATGGTGTTCTCCTAAATATGACACCATTTGAATATGTTGAGTGTGATATTAACTCAGAACCTGATGAACCTGTCCACTGTGACTCCTTAGAACATGTTCATTGTAAATCCTTAGACCCAAGCAGTTGTGAAGCAATGCCTGTCCAGTGTGAATCAGGAATTATGCGTGAATATCAAAGTAATTTTTTAGAGGATTATGAGAAGAATCAGAAGTGTCTAAATCAGCCAAATGTTAAGTCTCATATTTCTGAAaattgtgtgaaaagagagagtgCTGAAACTAGTGTCTTTATTAAAGAGGAAATTGACATCTCATTAGATTATCCAGATTACTAAACAGTTGGGTAGAATAGAATAATTTGTGTGCTTAATAATCTTGAATGATCTGGGAAAATACAGTTGCTTACTACAATTTTGCCATAAAGGTCATTAAGAGGTTAATTATTTGATTGATTAAGGAGTTGCTTGTGCTTCATGATGCTATCCATAAAGATTTGCATGTACTATCCCAAATGAGATATATTCAAAAAGAGATTTTAGATGCCTAGGAAACCTTTTGTAACTAGTCGCTAGTTAACTTGATCAGTGATGCTAACCTTTTTATGTGATGATTATACTTGATTAGTTAAATATTCTTAGAACTATGACAAAATGTTCATATGCTCATATCCTGTATCTTATTTAAAAATTTGATATTGATTGGCAATTTATAATGAATGTTGGCTCAGAACAGTGTGGTTGTAGAATTCCATTCCTTAATATAGTATTTGTAGTGATTATCTATGAAATTTCGTTAAGAAACAGAAGTTGTACTCATCTTAAAGTAATTTAAAAGTACTTTTTTGTGATTATTAGGGTAACTCAGCTTATGGGCACATTACCACCAAAGATATTTTATAAGACTCTATAAAAGAATAAGTAAAGAAAAACATGCATGGCATTAGAATACAAACCTTTGTTTCTACATTTTTTATTTCACAGTTATCTCATTGGCCATATCTGGTATTTTGGTGACAGAAGTGGTAGTTGCCCAGTGCAGATGTCTTTTATTGCTCTATGTATTCTAATTTGTTAGCCACATCATATGTACTTTTGTGGGTAGGTAAAGGTCTTTCATGATTTTTGCATCTTTCTTCTTTATAACTTCTTTTGTTTCAGTTTTAATGGAATATCTCTGATGATTAACTTTATTGGATTATAGAAAGATAGACTAACCTCATCTTGATTTCCTCAAAATTGATTATGAAAATCTTCATAGTGATTATGCTGTATTAGCCACATGATCAAAGTTTCTGAGTGTTGCTCTTTTTTAACCAAATTCAGTCTTCATGTTATTTATTTTCAGTTACCACAGAACCAGTTTCTGTGCAGGAGTCCTGTTGTTCCCCAGGATCCTTTTTAAAGGCACCTGCAACAtgaggctgcactacttccagtagcagggaaacgtaggCTCCTTTGGAATGATGAGTTCTTAAACGAGACCGtatttccaatgatacagcctcaccaaggtgacttttctctcacGAAGTAGTCTCTTGCAGGTGGAGCCTTTGGTAATCCATTAACAGTTATGAAATGATATCCATACTTCTTAATCTCTGAAAGCATTACAGGAGTTTTAACATTAAGAGAAATTCAGTAGTGTAGAAATTAAGGAGTAATCTTTCTAGATTTCTTATAACTTGAAAGATGCAAGCATGTGTAATGCAGGGTAATACTCAGATAATGAAGTTGCATGATGAGAGATCTCTTTGCAGTCTGTTACCTGATGTCGGAAATCTTATGAGAAACTAAATTACATTCCAAAGAATTCCAAAGTATAGAGTTTTGCCAAAAATGCTGGACTTTTACTTATAGCGTGCATCATTCATGCACACATCTCTGCCAACCAATATTATTCAGAACTTCTTTTGTATTTGACTGTTGTAGTGTTTTCTTTTTGTTAGAATTCACAACATATTTACAGTACTTTCTTCATATTAGTATTTATTAGGACTTTGTTCTGGTGCTTTCTTCCTATTACAATCTGGTTGAACATGTTTTCTGTGCTTTCTTTATGTTAGTATTTATTAGagcttttatttattctttataatTTATATACTGTACTCTACAGAGTAAATATGGAATAATAAATACTGTAGAATAGAAACTATGTCTTTAACCCCTCCCTGCTTCATGTTAATGGAGTTGAACAGTTGTACCAATTCTTATcaaggtagtgtgtgtggctcCCTTCCTTGCTATTGGAGTTGGACATGCTTATAAGATTTTAATAGATACGTGAATGGAGTTG is from Panulirus ornatus isolate Po-2019 chromosome 57, ASM3632096v1, whole genome shotgun sequence and encodes:
- the LOC139766209 gene encoding uncharacterized protein → MGEETHQEEKDMLASSASNADNRIDSAQNETEFVKNHLTPGIRLLSSENLYTCMKCRITFSDQSEIVCHMKIHAADTSPACNDCVKGFTSETDLSSHLRLHCCKSINTLQPDICSDNPSHKCSDCGKFFAAKCDLVSHTRTHTGEKPFGCNICGKFFSKKKNLSSHAALHSIERRHHCSVCGKGFYNKHNLLSHMRVHTGEKPYHCQICRRQFSSKSTLNIHIRLHTGERPYKCEVCGESFTQKSPLTSHMLIHMDVTPHKCSDCGKGFSFASGLLEHQRKHTGEKPFECNLCGRKFTKKSSLKCHIRLHSGDKPYRCEYCGKEFSVKCNLTSHMNLHTQEKKYPCEECDKVFSHKCNLTSHMRIHTGEKPYHCEECDKEFTKKSTLVSHIRMHTGEKPFVCNHCSKVFAQKSSLTSHMSLHLEETPYKCPVCGKGFSYSSNLNTHMTMHTGEKPYQCMLCGRRFGNRSNYNAHVKLHSNERSKMYYKEFSHETPASFSSGNGVLLNMTPFEYVECDINSEPDEPVHCDSLEHVHCKSLDPSSCEAMPVQCESGIMREYQSNFLEDYEKNQKCLNQPNVKSHISENCVKRESAETSVFIKEEIDISLDYPDY